The Tripterygium wilfordii isolate XIE 37 chromosome 21, ASM1340144v1, whole genome shotgun sequence genome segment GCACCATTTATCAAACCAGCTACAGTAGTTGATGTAAGGAAGGAGAACAGAGATTTGTCCCCGGGCTTCTTACAGTGGTTAGCCAATCGCAGCCTCTCTAACGATGACCGAATGATGCGTCTGAAGGAAGGgtatgaaattgaaaaaaattgtcTCTGTTATTTGTCATCTTGGTTTCAATGTCGATTGTCTGCCGTTTTAAGTTCATATTCAGCAAAAGGGCATGGGAAATGATTGATTAgttccttgatttttttttccgtaTTCATAATAAATGCCAACTTCAATGCTGGTAATTGTGCATTTCTTGTTATCAGATATATCAAGGAAGGAAGCACTGTGAGTGTGATGGGTGTTGTCCGTCGCCATGATAGTGTTCTAATGATTGTTCCACCACAAGAGCCTGTCTCAACTGGTTGTCAGTGGTTCCGAGGCCTCCTTCCAACCTACGTTGAAGGTCTTGTACTGATATGTGATGATAATCAGAATGCTGATGTTGTTCCTGTGTAGATATTACGTATccattttaatttgtttcaaaCTTGGTGCTACGAGTACATATGAAAAGGACGTAACTGATGGAAGCTTCGAACACCATCTGTTCTTGTAAGGGTTCTCAAGTCAAGTGTATGAAAACGGACGACGCAGAGCTGGAAGACCGAAGATCATGCAACAATCTATGATGGTGTTATGCGTTTGGGATTCCTACTAGAATCCACAAGGAGAAAGGGTAATCCCGCTCAAGGAGTTAGAATATGCTGTATTTTCATATAGTCGCCACTAGTTTTGGCTTTCATGTATATACTGCGAGGTTCGTATGGTTTGATTGTCTAAAGCTTCCTTGTAAGTAGTAAGGATCCCAAGTATGTTTATGTTGTGCAAGGCATATGTGTAGCTGGTGATGCTACTGTCATCTTTTCTCTTCACCAAACTATGGCTTGGATAGTATTCCAGTTATACCAACTATTGGATTCTGTATCTCAAACACAATAGCGGGGATAATTGGGATCCAGTGATCCACCACTACTCAGACGTTTATCATTTTCGTAGAGATTAACCATAAGATAACTTTTATCTTCAAAAGTTAAGAATGTCTTTGTATATGCAATTCAAGGAAATTGGTGTTCATAACCATTCGCAGTCTCACAACAGCGATATATGTTGCATCATCAATGTCAAGACACAGAAGAAAGTCAAGAAACAAACTTTGATATACTTAAATGGAGGAAAAGACAGGATAGGTGAACTGTATTATTATGCTGGTTCAAACAAGAGAAGATTTCTTAAATAAGCGCGAAGAAGTGACTAGAGTCTGGATGGGATCCCTCCAGCGACCACCAGTGTTTCTCCGGTTATGTAAGAAGCATCATCTGATGCCAAAAACGCAGTGGCAGAAGCCATGTCTTGTGTGGTACCGAGCCTATTAAGCAAGGTTTTCCCCTCGATTTCATTTCTCTGCAAGAGACAAATTTATATCCACTTATCCAGCCACAGGAAAGGTAATATTGGGGACATTATTGTCATAAGCAAGCTAGCAAATATGTACTCACCGCTGCTTCATCCTTTATAAGGAAATCAGCAAAATGAGTAGGTACAAAACCAGGAGCTAAACAGTTTACACGAGTATCAGGTGCCATCTCCGCTGCAAGTGCCTAAAGAATAATcaacacaaaagaaaattgatcTATCATCTTAAGAGAAAAGGCAATCAATCTATGAATTGtcatagaaaacaaaaatattaagaaatCATTGGCacagtatatacatatatgtctaacttaAGAATATTAGACAAACATCATACCGTATaaagaaacaaagagaaaacagCACGATTCTTATCTCTGATTTTTAAGTTctagaaagaagaaagagggaTAAAAATAGATGCCAGACCTTGGTAAGTCCTAGAAGGGTTGTCTTAGTCACCCCATACATAGTCAGGGTAGTCTGCGGTTGATAACCAGCAATGGAGGAAATAAGAACAACTGAGGAACCCTTCTGCAAGTGAGGAGCTGCATCCTGCAGAATGTGCAGATAATTTCAACAATTACAAgtagcaaaaaacaacaaacaaaattgAGGACTGTGATTGACAAACTACCCGACAATCAGGCTAATTTTGACATGGGTTATCTATCCTAATATCTGATGTGAATCATGTGATCCatccatgcaaagacatctaGATAATTTGCTAACAATCTCATTGGCTTGGCATCCAGTAAAAGGCTAATAGCATGCCCGTTGCATAGTAATTTGCTCACTTTTGATTCctaaatgtaaaataaattaCCTGTAGAAGAAGGATAGAGGCTTTGACGTTAATTTCCCATAGCTTGTCAATGAGAGATTCTTTCATTTGCAAGATGGGATCAATGGTTGGATTGGCAGCAGCATTGGAAACAACCACATCTATTCTTCCATATTTCTGAGATCAAAGCAATTAACCACATATAACAGTCGGTTAAGACTGGAGTCTTACCTTCTACAACATCTTCACACCAAAAAAAGAACTGACAACTAAACCAAACACTAAAGCCAAAGAAACTAATAATTCACAGTAACCCCGGGGTAAGTGGAGAAAACCCCAGCCAAATGGTTGAATCCATAGAATATGTATGTCACATGCATCCACTTATTAGCTGAAAATCATATTAGAGTCTTCCCTCCAAAGAATGTGATTAGATACTATCTCGTACATTATCGAGGTCCCTTCACCAAGTAGTGACTAAACAAAACAGATCAAGCCAATTAGCCAAAACTTACTGGCCAACTAAGTCATAATGTAAGAAGATATAGATGCCTAAGACTTCTGATGTGAACACATATTCTCCCTAGATTTGGATACCCTAAAAGATTAAAAAGTAAGCCATTATTTCTCACCTGAACAGTCTTGTCAATAAGATTCTTCCTTTGTTGTGCATTTGATACGTGACAGACAATACCAAACACTTCAATACCCTGAGCCTTGAGCTTTTGAACTGCCTCATCTACATTTTCCTGGAACATTTTGATTAACCGCAAACAAATCAGctttaaataaaaacaaaatatagaCATCCAAGCTAcataaaagcaaaataaaacaTCCAATAAAGGTCAGAAGATGAAAGAGAAGTGGGAATATTATGGAGTTCTGTCTCCAAATTTTTTGATCCAAGAATACCAAACTTCCATTGAACTAGAATACAAGGCCAATGAAGTTCTCACATTAACTAGACAAAGGAGAAGGTATCCAAACTTGATAGCAAGCGAATTATCCAGACATGaagataaaatcaaaatttctccACCCAACTGAGTCCAATTTAGCCAACTAGCTTCAACAAATCgaatttcttcttattcagtGGAAATCGAAAAaccaaattaatataaatcGCAATCCCCAACCTTTCCACGAAGCTACACTTGATTAATTATTTAACAAATTTGATATCTTTCATCGTCCCATAATACCTAAAACCATATATGCAATCAAGAAACAAAGAACATAGAAAATCTGAAAAAAGTACCAGTATTGA includes the following:
- the LOC119989692 gene encoding tropinone reductase-like 3, with amino-acid sequence MEKTSKIGRRFEGKVAIVTASTQGIGFGIAQRLGLEGASVVVSSRKQENVDEAVQKLKAQGIEVFGIVCHVSNAQQRKNLIDKTVQKYGRIDVVVSNAAANPTIDPILQMKESLIDKLWEINVKASILLLQDAAPHLQKGSSVVLISSIAGYQPQTTLTMYGVTKTTLLGLTKALAAEMAPDTRVNCLAPGFVPTHFADFLIKDEAARNEIEGKTLLNRLGTTQDMASATAFLASDDASYITGETLVVAGGIPSRL